A stretch of Lathyrus oleraceus cultivar Zhongwan6 chromosome 6, CAAS_Psat_ZW6_1.0, whole genome shotgun sequence DNA encodes these proteins:
- the LOC127095965 gene encoding damage-control phosphatase At2g17340 isoform X1, giving the protein MMILKPFIVSPTPIKSHRFSASNIFASSSLLSFHSRAVSCRVNSLSFNQSPDFKSQEEVMESSRLQLVRFSLLMDDTDTHTYKPCSIPMRFPSDDPTVPTPTELSWINLLYGGIPSYRKHAENDTTVPDAASRAELFAQRYAKILEDLKKDPASYDDPVDISLLCRLREEVLKEVGFRDIFKKIKDEENAKAISLFENVVSLNDAIEDEGKRLENLVRGIFAGNIFDLGSAELAEVFSRDGMSFSTTCENLLPRPWIVDDLDALKMRWSKKSWKKVLIFVDNSGADIILGVLPFARELLRRGSQVVLAANDLPSINDVTYSELIEIVSKLKDEEGRLLGVSTSNLLIANSGNGLPVIDLTKVSQELNCLASDVDLVILEGMGRGIETNLHALFKCDSINIAMVKHPQVAEYLGSRLYDCLIKYKEV; this is encoded by the exons ATGATGATACTGAAACCATTTATAGTATCACCAACACCAATTAAAAGTCATAGGTTCAGCGCTTCGAAtatttttgcatcatcttcattATTGTCCTTCCATTCACGTGCTGTTTCTTGCAGGGTTAATTCTCTCTCCTTCAATCAATCACCAGACTTCAAATCACAAG AAGAAGTAATGGAGAGTAGTAGATTACAGCTGGTAAGATTCTCTTTGTTGATGGATGATACTGATACTCACACTTACAAACCGTGTAGCATTCCTATGAGGTTCCCTTCTGATGATCCAACTGTCCCCACTCCCACTGAGTTATCTTGGATTAATCTCTTATACGGTGGTATCCCCTCCTATAG GAAGCATGCTGAGAATGATACCACTGTCCCTGATGCTGCAAGTAGAGCCGAACTTTTTGCTCAAAG GTATGCTAAAATACTTGAAGATTTGAAGAAAGATCCGGCAAGTTATGACGACCCTGTTGATATCTCT CTTCTATGCAGACTTCGCGAGGAAGTCCTTAAAGAAGTGGGATTCAGAGATATCTTCAAGAAAATCAAG GATGAAGAGAATGCAAAAGCCATCTCTCTATTTGAGAATGTTGTTAGTCTAAATGATGCCATTGAAGATGAAGGCAAGCGACTTGAGAATTTAGTTAGAGGAATTTTCGCAGGGAACATATTTGATCTTGGTTCTGCTGAG CTTGCTGAAGTTTTCTCTAGGGATGGAATGTCGTTTTCGACTACTTGTGAAAATCTTCTCCCTCGACCTTGGATTGTTGATGACCTTGACGCTCTCAAAATGAGATGGAGCAAGAAGTCCTGGAAGAAG GTTCTCATATTTGTTGATAACTCAGGTGCAGATATTATTTTAGGTGTTTTGCCATTTGCAAGGGAGCTCCTTCGGCGTGGGAGTCAG GTTGTTTTGGCTGCTAATGACTTACCTTCTATCAATGATGTGACTTACTCTGAGCTAATTGAAATTGTATCAAAG TTAAAGGATGAAGAAGGTCGTCTCTTGGGTGTCAGCACTTCAAATCTTTTAATTGCCAACTCTGGAAATGGTTTACCT GTTATTGATCTTACAAAGGTGTCACAAGAGCTTAATTGCCTTGCCAGTGATGTAGATCTTGTTATTTTAGAAGGGATG GGTCGCGGTATAGAAACAAATCTCCATGCTCTATTTAAATGTGATTCTATCAATATTGCAATG GTGAAACATCCTCAGGTTGCAGAATATCTTGGATCACGGTTGTATGACTGTCTAATCAAATACAAGGAAGTTTAA
- the LOC127095965 gene encoding damage-control phosphatase At2g17340 isoform X2, which produces MESSRLQLVRFSLLMDDTDTHTYKPCSIPMRFPSDDPTVPTPTELSWINLLYGGIPSYRKHAENDTTVPDAASRAELFAQRYAKILEDLKKDPASYDDPVDISLLCRLREEVLKEVGFRDIFKKIKDEENAKAISLFENVVSLNDAIEDEGKRLENLVRGIFAGNIFDLGSAELAEVFSRDGMSFSTTCENLLPRPWIVDDLDALKMRWSKKSWKKVLIFVDNSGADIILGVLPFARELLRRGSQVVLAANDLPSINDVTYSELIEIVSKLKDEEGRLLGVSTSNLLIANSGNGLPVIDLTKVSQELNCLASDVDLVILEGMGRGIETNLHALFKCDSINIAMVKHPQVAEYLGSRLYDCLIKYKEV; this is translated from the exons ATGGAGAGTAGTAGATTACAGCTGGTAAGATTCTCTTTGTTGATGGATGATACTGATACTCACACTTACAAACCGTGTAGCATTCCTATGAGGTTCCCTTCTGATGATCCAACTGTCCCCACTCCCACTGAGTTATCTTGGATTAATCTCTTATACGGTGGTATCCCCTCCTATAG GAAGCATGCTGAGAATGATACCACTGTCCCTGATGCTGCAAGTAGAGCCGAACTTTTTGCTCAAAG GTATGCTAAAATACTTGAAGATTTGAAGAAAGATCCGGCAAGTTATGACGACCCTGTTGATATCTCT CTTCTATGCAGACTTCGCGAGGAAGTCCTTAAAGAAGTGGGATTCAGAGATATCTTCAAGAAAATCAAG GATGAAGAGAATGCAAAAGCCATCTCTCTATTTGAGAATGTTGTTAGTCTAAATGATGCCATTGAAGATGAAGGCAAGCGACTTGAGAATTTAGTTAGAGGAATTTTCGCAGGGAACATATTTGATCTTGGTTCTGCTGAG CTTGCTGAAGTTTTCTCTAGGGATGGAATGTCGTTTTCGACTACTTGTGAAAATCTTCTCCCTCGACCTTGGATTGTTGATGACCTTGACGCTCTCAAAATGAGATGGAGCAAGAAGTCCTGGAAGAAG GTTCTCATATTTGTTGATAACTCAGGTGCAGATATTATTTTAGGTGTTTTGCCATTTGCAAGGGAGCTCCTTCGGCGTGGGAGTCAG GTTGTTTTGGCTGCTAATGACTTACCTTCTATCAATGATGTGACTTACTCTGAGCTAATTGAAATTGTATCAAAG TTAAAGGATGAAGAAGGTCGTCTCTTGGGTGTCAGCACTTCAAATCTTTTAATTGCCAACTCTGGAAATGGTTTACCT GTTATTGATCTTACAAAGGTGTCACAAGAGCTTAATTGCCTTGCCAGTGATGTAGATCTTGTTATTTTAGAAGGGATG GGTCGCGGTATAGAAACAAATCTCCATGCTCTATTTAAATGTGATTCTATCAATATTGCAATG GTGAAACATCCTCAGGTTGCAGAATATCTTGGATCACGGTTGTATGACTGTCTAATCAAATACAAGGAAGTTTAA